One genomic window of Augochlora pura isolate Apur16 chromosome 5, APUR_v2.2.1, whole genome shotgun sequence includes the following:
- the Gefmeso gene encoding guanine nucleotide exchange factor in mesoderm isoform X1: MGSEANAETAGNNAVDSDESDSWEKFFGSSTDLVPQMLGMFDELARRGNGYNEHVVFPTVLQKRLSLVSHRGSVFCQGQFCPDATVSRHEDPAMTLEERSDSRVEAIAAETEAETEVRKDRVVYDPLESQQENRTDRAVEEKPYRRESNGLTPLRYNRRCRNAARPLSGSSVASSTSSSGCSNQGNTCNANPYLASVESLADTCASSQGSGDSGVVTVSESNCRIGNDGSGQRRNSAEEDPPFYRPRYCDSHRNPMERVLLEIVDTEAIYVEHLRQIIQGYLIFWRNDPASFAHRKQLGDLFSNIEDIFEFNSQFLQEIEKCGLDPVCMANTFIKHNSGFKVYTEYCTNYPRTVSVLTDLMSQVEAANAFRERQAALRHALPLGSFLLKPVQRILKYHLLLENLSKEYGVDCHSREDEAEGRKAIEAALDAMTGIAKHINAMKRRHEHAVRVQEIQSLLYGWPGPDLTTSGELVAEGRFRMRGAKAPRHAFLFDRMLLLTKKKEDGLLVYKAHIMCSNLMLIESIPGEPLSFHVIPFDNPRLQYTLQARNLEQKREWTLQIKRVILENYNAVIPSHARQLVLQLGQTQPEDDALADRGSTKKQYSAPPEYLEKRKQERERRRSETGLRQKFKKNGRKSETTTEDSPASTRKNQNEESSITDSRDQGLRVSDGLGSKVKDRFTGWRRKSEPGFQSYVCLNQSDEEQKDLIDSGSTTIEPKITENDQHPLKNSPPPETKENTEQQTQAQTVEEIVGHILMQNQEFQKLLEKHRTNSILNVRQQQRFNKHMSADTSDDSDSENTNYITESSNNRMARLRAMQRDRLVRTNNTWNSLSSTRDHQPTQLQLLYDNLNKTENKLNDAGLKNKMNRVQEKKALFEAFKRQSIVTESKVIKTALRIRENSTTRSEEPPPVPKEVEAKENEKVNGDSCNREDVREDSGKGFGNYDNLQHVWEGFREDKDLENNDSPTRPAVWLTKRCEGLPTSPQKCGSLPRSFQINPNSNQNVTKSRFLQRDGKPMNERPFTIASDKPAEINLEDMERYASSCQPQGRIAKFPTSVSTSTSTFLCSLDDTLTDAYSEIHMSSSTTTNIHPDHKIYRANTSGSSTIFKNVLSKAGSRLQGLRNTMSTETLECSEELERTKYFRSLSTGKLKKKGKLKHAREASSDVEELVGCAAKGSSDSRVSSLYYKQGSSCLGARIAQSDYADPSILFSDSKRLQPSILKAQTKEKEEKDDEESVENRESETDSFYERSFETIENYVDADVDDAFRDSAIFSDIEEVLVARPYSGHEEVALKSKIAPPVPAKRKTDSSASIVNRETFNVTAKCKPNVAQKPDYLKAKPAVKSQDLDYAKSSLSESGAYFNNGLHASCKGAGEDRDDVSAGQSQAGWVRKIVGQLQGHVET, translated from the exons GGTCGAGTACGGACCTGGTGCCCCAGATGCTGGGGATGTTCGACGAGCTAGCGCGTCGCGGAAACGGCTACAATGAGCACGTGGTCTTTCCCACGGTGCTGCAGAAGCGGCTGAGTCTGGTGTCCCATCGTGGCTCCGTGTTCTGTCAGGGCCAGTTCTGCCCCGACGCGACCGTATCTCGGCACGAGGACCCTGCGATGACCCTGGAAGAGAGGTCCGACAGTCGGGTAGAAGCGATCGCGGCGGAGACGGAAGCCGAAACCGAGGTCCGTAAGGACAGAGTGGTCTACGATCCCCTGGAGAGCCAACAGGAGAACCGAACCGATCGCGCGGTCGAAGAGAAACCCTATCGGAGGGAGAGCAACGGTCTGACGCCGCTCAGGTACAATCGAAGATGCAGAAACGCTGCTCGACCCCTATCGGGGAGCTCCGTAGCGTCCAGCACGTCCTCCAGCGGATGCAGCAACCAGGGGAACACCTGCAACGCGAACCCTTATTTGGCGTCCGTCGAGTCTCTGGCCGACACTTGCGCCAGCTCCCAAG GTTCCGGCGACAGCGGGGTGGTCACCGTCTCGGAGTCGAACTGTCGCATCGGTAACGATGGCAGCGGCCAGAGAAGGAACAGCGCGGAGGAGGATCCACCGTTCTACAGGCCGCGGTACTGCGACTCCCATCGGAACCCCATGGAAAGAGTGCTCCTCGAAATCGTCGACACCGAGGCGATCTACGTGGAACACCTGCGACAGATCATCCAA GGTTACCTTATATTTTGGAGAAACGATCCGGCATCGTTCGCCCATCGAAAGCAATTAGGCGacttatttagtaatatcgaGGATATTTTCGAGTTCAACAG TCAGTTCCTTCAAGAAATAGAGAAGTGCGGCTTGGACCCTGTTTGCATGGCAAACACATTTATCAAGCACAACTCAGGATTCAAGGTGTACACCGAGTACTGCACCAATTACCCAAG GACAGTTTCGGTGTTGACCGATTTAATGAGTCAAGTAGAAGCTGCGAACGCGTTTCGGGAAAGACAAGCCGCTTTAAGACACGCGTTGCCACTCGGATCTTTTCTCCTTAAGCCGGTCCAGAGGATCCTGAAGTACCATTTGCTCTTAGAG AACCTGTCGAAGGAGTACGGAGTAGACTGTCATTCGAGAGAAGATGAGGCTGAAGGGAGGAAGGCGATCGAGGCAGCGTTGGACGCGATGACTGGCATCGCGAAGCACATAAACGCGATGAAACGACGACACGAGCACGCTGTGCGTGTTCAAGAGATCCAGTCCCTTCTGTACGGCTGGCCTGGTCCAGATTTAACCACCAGCGGCGAGCTAGTGGCGGAAGGACGATTCAGAATGCGAGGGGCGAAAGCCCCTCGGCACGCCTTTTTGTTCGATCGTATGCTTCTTCTCACCAAGAAGAAAGAGGATGGACTTCTAGTCTACAAAGCTCACATTATG TGTTCCAACTTGATGCTCATCGAAAGCATACCGGGAGAACCGCTTAGCTTCCACGTGATTCCGTTTGATAATCCACGACTGCAGTATACTTTGCAG GCGAGAAACTTGGAACAGAAAAGAGAATGGACACTGCAGATAAAAAGGGTGATTCTCGAGAACTATAATGCGGTGATACCTTCCCATGCGAGACAGTTGGTTTTGCAGCTCGGCCAGACACAACCAGAGG ATGACGCTCTGGCAGATAGAGGATCAACCAAGAAGCAATACTCCGCGCCGCCAGAGTACTTAGAGAAGAGAAAGCAGGAACGAGAAAGGCGGCGCTCGGAAACCGGGCTTAGGCagaaattcaagaaaaatggCAGAAAGTCTGAGACTACAACCGAG GATTCTCCAGCATCGACGAGAAAGAACCAGAACGAGGAATCGAGCATCACAGACTCCAGGGATCAAGGTCTCAGGGTTTCCGACGGGCTGGGATCAAAAGTGAAG GATCGCTTCACCGGATGGAGAAGGAAATCGGAACCTGGCTTCCAGTCCTACGTGTGCCTGAACCAATCGGACGAGGAACAGAAGGACTTGATCGACTCGGGTTCAACGACCATTGAACCAAAGATCACCGAGAACGATCAGCACCCGTTGAAGAATTCCCCTCCTCCGGAAACCAAAGAGAACACCGAACAACAGACCCAAGCGCAAACAGTGGAGGAAATAGTCGGTCACATTCTGATGCAAAACCAAGAGTTCCAGAAACTGTTGGAAAAGCATCGCACGAACAGCATTCTGAACGTTAGACAGCAACAGCGTTTCAACAAGCACATGTCCGCGGACACGTCGGACGACAGCGATTCCGAGAACACGAATTACATCACGGAAAGTAGCAACAACAGGATGGCGCGGCTCAGAGCAATGCAAAGAGACCGACTAGTCAGAACGAACAACACTTGGAACTCTTTGTCGTCCACCAGGGATCATCAACCGACGCAATTGCAATTGCTCTACGACAATCTGAACAAGACCGAGAACAAGCTGAACGACGCAGGcttgaaaaacaaaatgaacCGCGTGCAAGAGAAGAAGGCGCTGTTCGAGGCGTTCAAGAGGCAGAGCATCGTCACCGAAAGCAAGGTCATCAAGACTGCTTTGAGGATACGGGAGAACTCTACGACTAGAAGCGAGGAGCCTCCCCCAGTACCAAAAGAAGTAGAAGCTAAGGAGAATGAGAAGGTGAACGGGGATTCTTGTAATCGCGAAGATGTCAGGGAAGACTCTGGCAAAGGGTTTGGCAACTACGACAATCTCCAACACGTCTGGGAAGGTTTCCGCGAAGATAAGGATTTGGAGAACAACGACAGCCCGACCAGGCCGGCCGTGTGGCTGACCAAGCGCTGCGAAGGTCTGCCTACGTCTCCTCAGAAGTGCGGTTCTTTGCCGCGCAGTTTCCAGATCAATCCGAATTCGAACCAAAATGTAACCAAATCCCGGTTCCTCCAGAGGGACGGCAAACCCATGAACGAGCGACCGTTCACTATAGCCTCCGACAAACCTGCGGAAATCAATCTGGAAGACATGGAGAG GTACGCTTCGTCGTGTCAGCCTCAGGGTAGGATCGCCAAGTTCCCCACATCCGTCTCAACTTCCACGTCGACCTTCTTATGTTCTCTGGACGACACCTTGACTGATGCCTACTCGGAAATCCACATGTCCTCTTCTACGACCACCAACATCCATCCGGATCATAAGATCTACAGGGCGAACACCAGCGGCAGCTCCACCATTTTCAAGAACGTGCTGTCGAAAGCTGGTAGCCGCCTCCAGGGGCTGAGGAACACTATGAGCACGGAGACCCTGGAGTGTAGCGAGGAGCTAGAACGAACAAAGTACTTCCGTTCGTTGAGCACGGGTAAATTGAAGAAGAAAGGCAAGCTGAAGCACGCCAGAGAGGCGTCCTCGGACGTCGAAGAGCTCGTAGGCTGTGCTGCTAAAGGGTCTTCGGATTCTAGAGTCTCGTCGTTGTATTACAAGCAAGGTAGCTCCTGTTTAGGTGCTCGAATCGCTCAGTCCGACTACGCGGATCCTTCTATACTGTTTTCGGATAGTAAACGACTCCAACCCTCGATCTTGAAAGCTCAGACcaaggagaaagaagagaaagacgACGAGGAGAGCGTGGAAAACCGAGAGAGCGAGACGGATAGCTTCTACGAACGGTCCTTCGAGACGATAGAGAACTACGTGGACGCAGACGTCGACGACGCGTTTAGGGACAGTGCAATATTTAGCGATATCGAGGAGGTCCTGGTGGCCAGACCGTACTCGGGACACGAAGAAGTGGCCTTAAAAAGCAAAATAGCGCCCCCAGTTCCTGCAAAGAGGAAGACAGACAGTTCTGCGTCGATAGTGAACCGAGAGACGTTCAATGTGACTGCAAAGTGCAAACCGAACGTTGCCCAAAAGCCAGACTATTTGAAAGCAAAGCCCGCGGTGAAGAGTCAGGACCTCGACTACGCAAAGTCCTCTTTGTCGGAAAGTGGAGCATACTTTAACAATGGTTTGCACGCTAGTTGTAAAGGGGCCGGGGAGGACAGGGACGATGTGTCTGCGGGTCAGAGCCAGGCGGGTTGGGTGAGGAAGATCGTGGGTCAGTTGCAGGGTCATGTTGAGACATAA
- the Gefmeso gene encoding guanine nucleotide exchange factor in mesoderm isoform X2 has translation MLGMFDELARRGNGYNEHVVFPTVLQKRLSLVSHRGSVFCQGQFCPDATVSRHEDPAMTLEERSDSRVEAIAAETEAETEVRKDRVVYDPLESQQENRTDRAVEEKPYRRESNGLTPLRYNRRCRNAARPLSGSSVASSTSSSGCSNQGNTCNANPYLASVESLADTCASSQGSGDSGVVTVSESNCRIGNDGSGQRRNSAEEDPPFYRPRYCDSHRNPMERVLLEIVDTEAIYVEHLRQIIQGYLIFWRNDPASFAHRKQLGDLFSNIEDIFEFNSQFLQEIEKCGLDPVCMANTFIKHNSGFKVYTEYCTNYPRTVSVLTDLMSQVEAANAFRERQAALRHALPLGSFLLKPVQRILKYHLLLENLSKEYGVDCHSREDEAEGRKAIEAALDAMTGIAKHINAMKRRHEHAVRVQEIQSLLYGWPGPDLTTSGELVAEGRFRMRGAKAPRHAFLFDRMLLLTKKKEDGLLVYKAHIMCSNLMLIESIPGEPLSFHVIPFDNPRLQYTLQARNLEQKREWTLQIKRVILENYNAVIPSHARQLVLQLGQTQPEDDALADRGSTKKQYSAPPEYLEKRKQERERRRSETGLRQKFKKNGRKSETTTEDSPASTRKNQNEESSITDSRDQGLRVSDGLGSKVKDRFTGWRRKSEPGFQSYVCLNQSDEEQKDLIDSGSTTIEPKITENDQHPLKNSPPPETKENTEQQTQAQTVEEIVGHILMQNQEFQKLLEKHRTNSILNVRQQQRFNKHMSADTSDDSDSENTNYITESSNNRMARLRAMQRDRLVRTNNTWNSLSSTRDHQPTQLQLLYDNLNKTENKLNDAGLKNKMNRVQEKKALFEAFKRQSIVTESKVIKTALRIRENSTTRSEEPPPVPKEVEAKENEKVNGDSCNREDVREDSGKGFGNYDNLQHVWEGFREDKDLENNDSPTRPAVWLTKRCEGLPTSPQKCGSLPRSFQINPNSNQNVTKSRFLQRDGKPMNERPFTIASDKPAEINLEDMERYASSCQPQGRIAKFPTSVSTSTSTFLCSLDDTLTDAYSEIHMSSSTTTNIHPDHKIYRANTSGSSTIFKNVLSKAGSRLQGLRNTMSTETLECSEELERTKYFRSLSTGKLKKKGKLKHAREASSDVEELVGCAAKGSSDSRVSSLYYKQGSSCLGARIAQSDYADPSILFSDSKRLQPSILKAQTKEKEEKDDEESVENRESETDSFYERSFETIENYVDADVDDAFRDSAIFSDIEEVLVARPYSGHEEVALKSKIAPPVPAKRKTDSSASIVNRETFNVTAKCKPNVAQKPDYLKAKPAVKSQDLDYAKSSLSESGAYFNNGLHASCKGAGEDRDDVSAGQSQAGWVRKIVGQLQGHVET, from the exons ATGCTGGGGATGTTCGACGAGCTAGCGCGTCGCGGAAACGGCTACAATGAGCACGTGGTCTTTCCCACGGTGCTGCAGAAGCGGCTGAGTCTGGTGTCCCATCGTGGCTCCGTGTTCTGTCAGGGCCAGTTCTGCCCCGACGCGACCGTATCTCGGCACGAGGACCCTGCGATGACCCTGGAAGAGAGGTCCGACAGTCGGGTAGAAGCGATCGCGGCGGAGACGGAAGCCGAAACCGAGGTCCGTAAGGACAGAGTGGTCTACGATCCCCTGGAGAGCCAACAGGAGAACCGAACCGATCGCGCGGTCGAAGAGAAACCCTATCGGAGGGAGAGCAACGGTCTGACGCCGCTCAGGTACAATCGAAGATGCAGAAACGCTGCTCGACCCCTATCGGGGAGCTCCGTAGCGTCCAGCACGTCCTCCAGCGGATGCAGCAACCAGGGGAACACCTGCAACGCGAACCCTTATTTGGCGTCCGTCGAGTCTCTGGCCGACACTTGCGCCAGCTCCCAAG GTTCCGGCGACAGCGGGGTGGTCACCGTCTCGGAGTCGAACTGTCGCATCGGTAACGATGGCAGCGGCCAGAGAAGGAACAGCGCGGAGGAGGATCCACCGTTCTACAGGCCGCGGTACTGCGACTCCCATCGGAACCCCATGGAAAGAGTGCTCCTCGAAATCGTCGACACCGAGGCGATCTACGTGGAACACCTGCGACAGATCATCCAA GGTTACCTTATATTTTGGAGAAACGATCCGGCATCGTTCGCCCATCGAAAGCAATTAGGCGacttatttagtaatatcgaGGATATTTTCGAGTTCAACAG TCAGTTCCTTCAAGAAATAGAGAAGTGCGGCTTGGACCCTGTTTGCATGGCAAACACATTTATCAAGCACAACTCAGGATTCAAGGTGTACACCGAGTACTGCACCAATTACCCAAG GACAGTTTCGGTGTTGACCGATTTAATGAGTCAAGTAGAAGCTGCGAACGCGTTTCGGGAAAGACAAGCCGCTTTAAGACACGCGTTGCCACTCGGATCTTTTCTCCTTAAGCCGGTCCAGAGGATCCTGAAGTACCATTTGCTCTTAGAG AACCTGTCGAAGGAGTACGGAGTAGACTGTCATTCGAGAGAAGATGAGGCTGAAGGGAGGAAGGCGATCGAGGCAGCGTTGGACGCGATGACTGGCATCGCGAAGCACATAAACGCGATGAAACGACGACACGAGCACGCTGTGCGTGTTCAAGAGATCCAGTCCCTTCTGTACGGCTGGCCTGGTCCAGATTTAACCACCAGCGGCGAGCTAGTGGCGGAAGGACGATTCAGAATGCGAGGGGCGAAAGCCCCTCGGCACGCCTTTTTGTTCGATCGTATGCTTCTTCTCACCAAGAAGAAAGAGGATGGACTTCTAGTCTACAAAGCTCACATTATG TGTTCCAACTTGATGCTCATCGAAAGCATACCGGGAGAACCGCTTAGCTTCCACGTGATTCCGTTTGATAATCCACGACTGCAGTATACTTTGCAG GCGAGAAACTTGGAACAGAAAAGAGAATGGACACTGCAGATAAAAAGGGTGATTCTCGAGAACTATAATGCGGTGATACCTTCCCATGCGAGACAGTTGGTTTTGCAGCTCGGCCAGACACAACCAGAGG ATGACGCTCTGGCAGATAGAGGATCAACCAAGAAGCAATACTCCGCGCCGCCAGAGTACTTAGAGAAGAGAAAGCAGGAACGAGAAAGGCGGCGCTCGGAAACCGGGCTTAGGCagaaattcaagaaaaatggCAGAAAGTCTGAGACTACAACCGAG GATTCTCCAGCATCGACGAGAAAGAACCAGAACGAGGAATCGAGCATCACAGACTCCAGGGATCAAGGTCTCAGGGTTTCCGACGGGCTGGGATCAAAAGTGAAG GATCGCTTCACCGGATGGAGAAGGAAATCGGAACCTGGCTTCCAGTCCTACGTGTGCCTGAACCAATCGGACGAGGAACAGAAGGACTTGATCGACTCGGGTTCAACGACCATTGAACCAAAGATCACCGAGAACGATCAGCACCCGTTGAAGAATTCCCCTCCTCCGGAAACCAAAGAGAACACCGAACAACAGACCCAAGCGCAAACAGTGGAGGAAATAGTCGGTCACATTCTGATGCAAAACCAAGAGTTCCAGAAACTGTTGGAAAAGCATCGCACGAACAGCATTCTGAACGTTAGACAGCAACAGCGTTTCAACAAGCACATGTCCGCGGACACGTCGGACGACAGCGATTCCGAGAACACGAATTACATCACGGAAAGTAGCAACAACAGGATGGCGCGGCTCAGAGCAATGCAAAGAGACCGACTAGTCAGAACGAACAACACTTGGAACTCTTTGTCGTCCACCAGGGATCATCAACCGACGCAATTGCAATTGCTCTACGACAATCTGAACAAGACCGAGAACAAGCTGAACGACGCAGGcttgaaaaacaaaatgaacCGCGTGCAAGAGAAGAAGGCGCTGTTCGAGGCGTTCAAGAGGCAGAGCATCGTCACCGAAAGCAAGGTCATCAAGACTGCTTTGAGGATACGGGAGAACTCTACGACTAGAAGCGAGGAGCCTCCCCCAGTACCAAAAGAAGTAGAAGCTAAGGAGAATGAGAAGGTGAACGGGGATTCTTGTAATCGCGAAGATGTCAGGGAAGACTCTGGCAAAGGGTTTGGCAACTACGACAATCTCCAACACGTCTGGGAAGGTTTCCGCGAAGATAAGGATTTGGAGAACAACGACAGCCCGACCAGGCCGGCCGTGTGGCTGACCAAGCGCTGCGAAGGTCTGCCTACGTCTCCTCAGAAGTGCGGTTCTTTGCCGCGCAGTTTCCAGATCAATCCGAATTCGAACCAAAATGTAACCAAATCCCGGTTCCTCCAGAGGGACGGCAAACCCATGAACGAGCGACCGTTCACTATAGCCTCCGACAAACCTGCGGAAATCAATCTGGAAGACATGGAGAG GTACGCTTCGTCGTGTCAGCCTCAGGGTAGGATCGCCAAGTTCCCCACATCCGTCTCAACTTCCACGTCGACCTTCTTATGTTCTCTGGACGACACCTTGACTGATGCCTACTCGGAAATCCACATGTCCTCTTCTACGACCACCAACATCCATCCGGATCATAAGATCTACAGGGCGAACACCAGCGGCAGCTCCACCATTTTCAAGAACGTGCTGTCGAAAGCTGGTAGCCGCCTCCAGGGGCTGAGGAACACTATGAGCACGGAGACCCTGGAGTGTAGCGAGGAGCTAGAACGAACAAAGTACTTCCGTTCGTTGAGCACGGGTAAATTGAAGAAGAAAGGCAAGCTGAAGCACGCCAGAGAGGCGTCCTCGGACGTCGAAGAGCTCGTAGGCTGTGCTGCTAAAGGGTCTTCGGATTCTAGAGTCTCGTCGTTGTATTACAAGCAAGGTAGCTCCTGTTTAGGTGCTCGAATCGCTCAGTCCGACTACGCGGATCCTTCTATACTGTTTTCGGATAGTAAACGACTCCAACCCTCGATCTTGAAAGCTCAGACcaaggagaaagaagagaaagacgACGAGGAGAGCGTGGAAAACCGAGAGAGCGAGACGGATAGCTTCTACGAACGGTCCTTCGAGACGATAGAGAACTACGTGGACGCAGACGTCGACGACGCGTTTAGGGACAGTGCAATATTTAGCGATATCGAGGAGGTCCTGGTGGCCAGACCGTACTCGGGACACGAAGAAGTGGCCTTAAAAAGCAAAATAGCGCCCCCAGTTCCTGCAAAGAGGAAGACAGACAGTTCTGCGTCGATAGTGAACCGAGAGACGTTCAATGTGACTGCAAAGTGCAAACCGAACGTTGCCCAAAAGCCAGACTATTTGAAAGCAAAGCCCGCGGTGAAGAGTCAGGACCTCGACTACGCAAAGTCCTCTTTGTCGGAAAGTGGAGCATACTTTAACAATGGTTTGCACGCTAGTTGTAAAGGGGCCGGGGAGGACAGGGACGATGTGTCTGCGGGTCAGAGCCAGGCGGGTTGGGTGAGGAAGATCGTGGGTCAGTTGCAGGGTCATGTTGAGACATAA